The Chlorocebus sabaeus isolate Y175 chromosome 16, mChlSab1.0.hap1, whole genome shotgun sequence genome window below encodes:
- the LOC103243216 gene encoding intercellular adhesion molecule 5: MKMLLFGVWALLALILCPGVAEELFEVSVWPNQALVEFGQSLVVNCSTTCPDPGPSGIETFLKKTQVGKGPQWKEFLLEDVTENSILQCFFSCAGIQKDTSLGITVYQPPEQVILELQPAWVAVDEAFTVKCHVPSVAPLESLTLALLQGNQELHRKNFMSLAVASQRAEVIISVRAQRENDRCNFSCRAELDLSLQGGSLFQGSSPIKILRIFEFSQTTHIWVSSLLEVGMAETMSCEVARVFPAKEVIFHMFLEDQELSSFLSWEGDTAWANATFRAMEAGDQELSCLASLGPMEQKTRKLVHSYSFPPPILELKESYPLAGTDINVTCSGHVLTSPSPTLQLQGAPDLPAPGEPAWLLLTAREEDDGRNFSCEASLEVQGQWLMKTTVMQLHVLYKPRLEESSCPGKQTWLEGMEHTLACVPKGNPAPALVCTWNGVVFDLEVPQNATQNHTRTYCCTATNQLGSVSKDVAVIVQGLDEGISSALFVVITFALGVGVITITLYLSFRPCKVDRRKLLYRQKEEDKKEESQFAVEEEKSTTHIIDSYLIE, translated from the exons ATGAAAATGCTTCTGTTTGGTGTCTGGGCCCTGCTGGCCTTGATCCTTTGCCCAG GGGTCGCGGAAGAGTTGTTTGAGGTTTCTGTTTGGCCAAATCAGGCCCTGGTGGAGTTTGGACAGTCCCTAGTGGTCAACTGCAGCACTACTTGCCCAGACCCAGGACCCAGTGGAATTGAGACCTTCTTAAAGAAAACTCAGGTGGGCAAAGGGCCTCAGTGGAAAGAGTTTCTTCTGGAGGATGTAACAGAGAATTCCATCCTGCAGTGCTTCTTCTCTTGTGCAGGGATTCAAAAGGACACAAGCCTTGGCATCACTGTGTATC AGCCACCAGAGCAAGTGATCCTGGAGCTGCAGCCTGCCTGGGTGGCCGTGGATGAAGCCTTCACAGTGAAGTGTCATGTGCCCAGTGTAGCACCCTTGGAGAGCCTCACCCTTGCCCTTCTCCAGGGTAACCAAGAACTGCATAGAAAGAACTTTATGAGCTtggctgtggcctcccaaagagctgaggtCATCATCAGTGTCAGAGCCCAAAGGGAGAATGACAGGTGCAATTTTTCCTGCCGTGCAGAATTGGATTTGAGTTTGCAAGGTGGGAGCCTCTTTCAAGGCAGCTCACCCATCAAAATACTCCGGATCTTTG AATTCTCTCAGACTACCCATATCTGGGTCTCTTCCCTTTTGGAGGTTGGGATGGCGGAGACTATGAGCTGCGAGGTGGCTAGGGTGTTTCCAGCCAAAGAAGTTATATTCCATATGTTCCTGGAAGACCAAGAGCTGAGCTCCTTCCTTTCCTGGGAGGGGGACACAGCATGGGCCAATGCTACCTTTCGGGCCATGGAGGCTGGTGATCAGGAACTGTCTTGCCTTGCATCTCTGggtccaatggaacagaaaacaagaaagctAGTGCATAGCTACA GCTTCCCTCCACCAATCCTGGAGCTAAAAGAATCATACCCATTGGCAGGGACCGACATTAATGTGACCTGCTCAGGGCATGTATTAACATCACCCAGCCCTACTCTTCAGCTTCAGGGAGCCCCAGACCTCCCTGCCCCTGGGGAGCCTGCCTGGCTTCTACTTACTGCCAGGGAGGAAGATGATGGCCGAAATTTCTCCTGCGAGGCCTCTTTGGAGGTGCAGGGTCAGTGGTTGATGAAAACCACTGTGATGCAGCTCCATGTCCTAT ACAAGCCACGGCTAGAGGAATCCAGTTGCCCTGGCAAACAGACCTGGCTGGAAGGGATGGAACACACGCTTGCCTGCGTCCCAAAGGGAAACCCAGCTCCAGCCTTGGTGTGTACCTGGAATGGGGTGGTCTTTGACCTTGAAGTGCCACAGAATGCAACCCAGAACCACACCAGAACCTACTGCTGCACAGCCACTAACCAGCTGGGCTCTGTCAGCAAAGACGTTGCTGTCATTGTTCAAG GACTGGATGAAGGAATCAGCTCTGCCCTCTTTGTCGTTATTACCTTTGCCCTTGGAGTGGGTGTCATCACCATAACACTGTATTTGAGCTTTCGGCCCTGCAAAGTGGACAGGAGGAAATTGCTCTATAGGCAGAAAGAGGAGGACAAAAAGGAGGAAAGCCAGTTTGCTGTTGAGGAAGAGAAAAGTACAACTCATATAATTGACAGCTATTTGATTGAATGA
- the LOC119623292 gene encoding LOW QUALITY PROTEIN: somatotropin-like (The sequence of the model RefSeq protein was modified relative to this genomic sequence to represent the inferred CDS: inserted 1 base in 1 codon; substituted 1 base at 1 genomic stop codon): MEERQQKSNLELLHISLLLIQSWLEPVQFLSSVFANRLVCGTSDSDVYDLLESLEEGIQTLMGRLEDGSPRTRQVFKXTYIKFDTNXHNNDALLENYRLLHCFRRNMDKVKTFLRMAQCHSVEGSCGF, translated from the exons ATGGAGGAAAGGCAGCAGAAATCC AACCTAGAGCTGCTCCACATCTCCCTACTGCTCATCCAGTCATGGCTGGAGCCCGTGCAGTTCCTCAGCAGTGTGTTTGCCAACAGGCTGGTGTGTGGCACCTCAGACAGCGACGTCTATGACCTCCTAGAAAGCCTAGAGGAAGGCATCCAAACGCTGATGGGG AGGCTGGAAGATGGCAGCCCCCGGACTAGGCAGGTCTTCA CGACCTACATCAAGTTTGACACAAACTGACACAACAATGATGCGCTGCTCGAGAACTACAGGCTGCTCCACTGCTTCAGGAGGAACATGGACAAGGTCAAGACATTCCTACGCATGGCGCAGTGCCACTCTGTGGAGGGCAGCTGTGGCTTCTAG
- the LOC103243213 gene encoding somatotropin-like, with protein MAAGSRTSLLLVFALLCLPWLQEAGRVPSVPLSRLFDNVMIQAHRLHQLAFDTYEEFEKTYIPKEKKHSLMENPQASFCFSETIPTPSNMEETQQKSNPELLRISLLLIQSWLEPVQLLGSVFANNLVYGTSESDVYDLLKNLEEGIQTLMRRLQDGSPRTGQIFKQTYSKFDTDSQNDDSLLKNYGLLHCFRKDTDMVETFLRMVQCRTVEGSCGF; from the exons ATGGCTGCAG GCTCCCGGACATCCCTGCTCCTGGTTTTTGCcctcctctgcctgccttggcttcaaGAGGCTGGTAGGGTCCCAAGCGTACCCTTATCCAGGCTTTTTGACAACGTTATGATCCAAGCCCATCGCCTGCACCAACTGGCCTTTGACACCTACGAGGAGTTT GAAAAAACCTAcatcccaaaggaaaagaagcatTCGCTCATGGAGAACCCACAGGCCTCCTTCTGCTTCTCAGAGACTATTCCCACACCCTCCAACATGGAGGAAACGCAGCAGAAATCT AACCCAGAGCTGCTCCGCATCTCCCTGCTGCTCATCCAGTCGTGGCTGGAGCCCGTGCAGTTACTCGGGAGTGTGTTTGCCAACAACCTGGTGTATGGCACCTCGGAGAGCGACGTCTATGACCTCCTAAAGAACCTAGAGGAAGGCATCCAAACGTTGATGCGG AGGCTGCAAGATGGCAGCCCCCGGACTGGGCAGATCTTCAAGCAGACCTACAGCAAGTTTGACACAGACTCACAAAACGATGACTCACTGCTCAAGAACTACGGGCTGCTCCACTGCTTCAGGAAGGACACGGACATGGTCGAGACATTCCTGCGCATGGTGCAGTGCCGCACTGTGGAGGGCAGCTGTGGCTTCTAG
- the LOC119623291 gene encoding somatotropin-like, producing MIHAYRLHRLAFDTYQEFEEVCIPKQQKYSFLRNPQTFLCFSESIPTPSNMEETQQKSNLELLHISLLLIQSWLEPVQFLRSVFANRLVVYGTSDSDVYDLLKSLEEGIQTLMGRLEDGSPRTGQIFKQTYSKFDTNSHNDDTLLKNYWLLHCFRKDMNKVETFLRMVQCRSVEGSCGF from the exons ATGATCCACGCCTATCGCCTGCACCGGCTGGCCTTTGACACCTACCAGGAGTTT GAAGAAGTCTGTATCCCAAAGCAACAGAAGTATTCATTCCTGCGGAACCCCCAGACCTTCCTCTGCTTCTCAGAGTCTATTCCCACACCCTCCAACATGGAGGAAACACAACAGAAATCC AACCTAGAGCTGCTCCACATCTCCCTACTGCTCATCCAGTCCTGGCTGGAGCCCGTGCAGTTCCTCAGGAGTGTGTTTGCCAACAGGCTGGTGGTGTATGGCACCTCGGACAGCGACGTCTATGACCTCCTAAAAAGCCTAGAGGAAGGCATCCAAACGCTGATGGGG AGGCTGGAAGATGGTAGCCCCCGGACTGGGCAGATCTTCAAGCAGACCTACAGCAAGTTTGACACAAACTCGCACAATGATGACACACTGCTCAAGAACTACTGGCTGCTCCACTGTTTCAGGAAGGACATGAACAAGGTCGAGACATTCCTGCGCATGGTGCAGTGCCGCTCTGTGGAGGGCAGCTGTGGCTTCTAG